In Ahaetulla prasina isolate Xishuangbanna chromosome 6, ASM2864084v1, whole genome shotgun sequence, a single window of DNA contains:
- the LOC131201392 gene encoding uncharacterized protein LOC131201392 produces MASKNSNGPAKRPQTKVAATNIVQNESIICYKCNESIKESEESKKCRLCINYAHYSCLKINKSLNKLLQSDPAFIHLCSSCLPKLDCLTCMTDRVQTMKTAIESQQNIIDSIQTNLEKRIQENIRQTNLEKRIQACLDRCFTNFGEKNTAQENGNSTDQNLFPIQQTLPNTQPKPQTSTNELNDLAIIVNDAFEREQKRQNAILFGLDNTNEPDIDKVRNIIKNYNSSTFHPNEITEVSRDGPEYKNSDGSVAPKFCRVICINESSKRNFIHAINTMARTNPSLNKLRAKPDLSFLQRIRSRELRAELKRRQAEGETNLYIDYRADCIKSKTYSQVADIQPPIDQSIQPSIALNFQSSVVQNPQPTVFQTTNLQPLVVQNLQPSIVQPNVVQPTNLQPPVIQNLQPSIVQPNNLQLFGAPNLQTTVIQN; encoded by the coding sequence ATGGCAAGCAAAAATTCCAACGGACCTGCCAAACGCCCTCAAACAAAAGTTGCCGCTACAAACATTGTCCAAAATGAATCAataatatgctataaatgtaatgaatcaATAAAAGAAAGTGAAGAATCCAAGAAATGCCGCCTATGCATAAACTATGCCCACTactcctgcctgaaaataaacaaatcattaaACAAACTCCTACAATCTGATCCTGCATTTATCCATCTATGTTCATCTTGTCTTCCTAAATTAGACTGCTTAACTTGTATGACTGATAGAGTACAAACCATGAAAACAGCTATagaatcacaacaaaatatcattgactccattcaaacaaacttagaaaaaagaatacaagaaaATATCAGgcaaacaaacttagaaaaaagaatacaagcaTGTTTAGATCGATGTTTCactaattttggggaaaaaaatacagcacAGGAAAATGGGAACTCAacagatcaaaatcttttcccaatccaacaaacattgcctAATACACAACCTAAACCACAAACATCTACCAATGAACTAAACGACCTAGCTATAATAGTAAATGATGCctttgagagagaacaaaaacgtcaaaatgctatattatttggactagataatacaaatgaaccagatatcgatAAAGTAcgtaacatcattaaaaattacaattcctCCACCTTCCACCCTAAcgaaataaccgaagtctccagagatggacctgaatacaaaaacagtgatggctcagtggcgcctaaattctgtagagtcatctgcataaatgagtccAGCAAACGTAATTTCATTCATGCTATAAACACAATGGCCAGAACCAACcccagcctcaacaaacttagagcaaaacctgatctatcttttctgcAACGGATTCGCTCCCGTGAACTTCGCGCAGAACTCAAGCGACGGCAAGCCGAAggcgaaaccaacctttacattgactaccgtgctgactgcataaaaagcaaAACCTACAGTCAAGTGGCCGACATCCAACCCCCCATTgatcaaagcatccaaccatccatcgcaCTAAACTTCCAATCATCTGTCGTACAAAACCCTCAACCAACCGTCTTTCAaacaaccaacctccaaccactcgtcgtacagaacctccaaccatccattgttcaaccaaacgtcgttcaaccaaccaacctccaaccacccgtcaTACAGAACCTTCAACCATCCATCGTTCAACCAAACAACCTCCAACTGTTCGGCGCTCCGAACCTCCAAACAactgtcatccaaaactag